In Nocardioides conyzicola, one genomic interval encodes:
- a CDS encoding sugar transferase: MTALTPWGAQAEAAPSDTRPESLQLVRVSAVDDRDETRHAGVRLPRALRSARVWLVAADVAVTSTVLAVLVARDKALTTSPATLVLFAALWCTAALANAGRRSDSALAPGPGSVGRTLLAVGLCCWTADALLDLRVTSAQLLALTAALAVAAVVPRAVLLAAVRTWHPVRVVIAGEGDDVRRLLLDLDRGPASRWRVTAVCVDDEDADGHAAAQEHGMPTYRGIGDVVSAAADTGATGVLLAPGRDLCPATARRLSWLAHDAGLDVFLATGLLDVAAARATLVAGGDRGLIHLRPTTTPSLARRVKGVTERALAALALLAFLPLLVAIGVAIRVDSAGGSLFRQTRVGRDGRTFTMYKFRTMEVDADRRVASLADDNESDGVLFKMRRDPRITRIGGLLRRYSLDELPQLLNVLLGHMSLVGPRPALPQEVERYGVEPHHRLAVKPGLTGLWQVSGRSDLSWEESVRLDLHYVDNWSLAMDVEILLRTVRAVVGHRGAY; this comes from the coding sequence TTGACGGCGTTGACACCCTGGGGGGCACAGGCGGAGGCGGCGCCGTCGGACACCCGGCCCGAGTCGCTCCAGCTGGTGAGGGTGTCCGCCGTCGACGACCGGGACGAGACCCGCCACGCGGGCGTCCGGCTGCCCCGCGCGCTGCGCTCGGCCCGGGTCTGGCTCGTCGCCGCGGACGTGGCGGTCACGAGCACGGTTCTGGCCGTGCTGGTCGCCCGGGACAAGGCCCTGACGACCAGCCCCGCGACCCTGGTCCTCTTCGCCGCCCTCTGGTGCACCGCAGCACTCGCCAACGCAGGACGTCGGTCGGACTCGGCACTCGCCCCGGGTCCGGGATCCGTCGGCCGGACCCTCCTGGCCGTGGGCCTCTGCTGCTGGACAGCGGACGCCCTGCTCGACCTCCGGGTGACATCGGCCCAGCTGCTGGCCCTGACGGCGGCCCTCGCCGTCGCGGCCGTCGTCCCACGCGCCGTGCTGCTCGCCGCCGTCCGCACCTGGCACCCGGTTCGGGTCGTGATAGCCGGCGAGGGCGACGACGTACGTCGCCTGCTGCTCGACCTCGACCGAGGACCGGCGTCGCGCTGGCGGGTCACGGCGGTCTGCGTCGACGACGAGGACGCCGACGGTCACGCGGCCGCGCAGGAGCACGGCATGCCGACCTACCGGGGCATCGGAGACGTCGTGTCGGCTGCGGCCGACACGGGCGCCACCGGGGTCCTCCTGGCACCGGGTCGGGATCTCTGTCCGGCGACGGCTCGGCGGCTGTCGTGGCTCGCCCACGACGCGGGGCTGGACGTCTTCCTGGCGACCGGTCTGCTCGACGTCGCTGCCGCCCGGGCCACGTTGGTCGCGGGCGGCGACCGTGGGCTCATCCACCTCCGGCCGACGACCACTCCCTCGCTCGCCCGGCGGGTGAAGGGCGTGACCGAACGCGCCCTGGCGGCTCTCGCACTCCTGGCGTTCCTCCCGCTGCTCGTCGCGATCGGGGTCGCGATCCGCGTCGACTCGGCGGGCGGCTCCCTGTTCCGGCAGACCCGGGTCGGCCGCGACGGCAGGACGTTCACGATGTACAAGTTCCGCACGATGGAGGTCGACGCCGATCGTCGGGTCGCGTCACTCGCCGACGACAACGAGAGCGACGGCGTCCTCTTCAAGATGCGCCGCGACCCGCGGATCACGCGGATCGGTGGGCTGCTGCGGCGCTACTCCCTGGACGAGCTCCCCCAGCTGCTGAACGTGCTCCTCGGCCACATGTCCCTGGTCGGGCCGCGGCCCGCCCTGCCGCAGGAGGTCGAGCGGTACGGCGTCGAACCGCACCACCGCCTGGCCGTCAAGCCCGGGCTCACCGGTCTCTGGCAGGTGTCCGGCCGCTCCGACCTCTCCTGGGAGGAGTCGGTCCGCCTGGATCTCCACTACGTCGACAACTGGTCGCTCGCGATGGACGTCGAGATCCTCCTGCGGACCGTGCGGGCCGTCGTCGGCCATCGGGGCGCGTACTGA
- a CDS encoding ribose-phosphate diphosphokinase, with the protein MKKTTEKNLMVFSGRAHPVLAEEVARLLGTDLVPTSAYEFANSEIYVRYEESVRGCDAFVIQSHTAPINEWIMEHLIMVDALKRASAKRITVVMPFYGYARQDKKHRGREPISARLMADLFKTAGADRLIAVDLHADQVQGFFDGPVDHLMALPILADHIKTKYGTQPLAIVSPDAGRIKVAERWSARLGGAPLAFIHKSRRTDRPNETVANRVVGDVTGRMCVLVDDMIDTGGTIANAADALMADGAAGVVIAATHAILSGPAVDRLKNCPAVEVVVTNTLPLNSEQEFDKLTCLSIAPLVSRAIREVFEDGSVTSMFDGHT; encoded by the coding sequence ATGAAGAAGACCACCGAGAAGAACCTGATGGTCTTCAGCGGACGGGCCCACCCCGTGCTCGCGGAGGAGGTGGCCCGGCTGCTCGGCACCGACCTGGTGCCGACCTCGGCGTACGAGTTCGCGAACTCGGAGATCTACGTCCGCTACGAGGAGTCCGTCCGCGGGTGCGACGCCTTCGTGATCCAGAGCCACACGGCCCCGATCAACGAGTGGATCATGGAGCACCTGATCATGGTCGACGCCCTGAAGCGGGCGAGCGCCAAGCGGATCACGGTCGTCATGCCGTTCTACGGCTACGCCCGCCAGGACAAGAAGCACCGCGGCCGCGAGCCGATCTCGGCCCGGCTGATGGCCGACCTCTTCAAGACCGCCGGCGCCGACCGGCTGATCGCGGTCGACCTGCACGCCGACCAGGTCCAGGGCTTCTTCGACGGCCCCGTCGACCACCTGATGGCGCTGCCGATCCTGGCCGACCACATCAAGACCAAGTACGGCACCCAGCCGCTCGCGATCGTCTCCCCGGACGCCGGACGGATCAAGGTCGCCGAGCGCTGGTCGGCCCGCCTCGGCGGCGCCCCGCTGGCGTTCATCCACAAGTCGCGCCGCACCGACCGGCCCAACGAGACCGTGGCCAACCGCGTCGTCGGTGACGTCACCGGCCGGATGTGCGTGCTCGTCGACGACATGATCGACACCGGCGGCACCATCGCCAACGCGGCGGACGCGCTGATGGCCGACGGCGCCGCGGGCGTCGTCATCGCGGCGACCCACGCGATCCTGTCCGGCCCCGCCGTCGACCGGCTGAAGAACTGCCCGGCCGTCGAGGTCGTCGTCACCAACACGCTGCCGCTGAACTCCGAGCAGGAGTTCGACAAGCTCACCTGCCTGTCGATCGCGCCGCTGGTCTCCCGGGCGATCCGCGAGGTCTTCGAGGACGGCTCCGTGACCTCGATGTTCGACGGGCACACCTGA
- a CDS encoding response regulator transcription factor codes for MTTPAPRRQLRVLIIEDHALFAESLELALNLDGYDVRRLPIPEVSAAQALLASVVRLHPRIVLLDLDLGQFGDGIRLITPIVRTGANVVVVTAATDRARWGEALRNGARKVLSKSQPLNEILSTVRRINQGFPVIDVEEREALIAHWQEQTKERGALESRLALLTPREEVVLGELMQGHTVSDIAASSVVSAATVRTQVKSILAKLEVSSQLAAVGLANQSSWRPPSERRPPRSSD; via the coding sequence GTGACCACGCCAGCACCGCGTAGACAGCTCCGGGTCCTGATCATCGAGGACCACGCCTTGTTCGCGGAGTCGCTCGAGCTCGCTCTCAACCTGGACGGCTACGACGTACGACGACTCCCCATCCCCGAGGTCAGCGCCGCCCAGGCCCTCCTGGCGTCCGTCGTGCGCCTGCACCCCCGCATCGTCCTGCTCGACCTCGACCTCGGTCAGTTCGGGGACGGGATCCGCTTGATCACGCCGATCGTCAGGACGGGCGCCAACGTGGTCGTGGTGACGGCGGCGACCGACCGAGCGCGGTGGGGGGAAGCGCTGCGCAACGGCGCGCGCAAGGTGCTGAGCAAGTCCCAACCACTCAACGAGATCCTCTCGACCGTGCGTCGGATCAACCAGGGCTTCCCGGTGATCGACGTCGAGGAGCGCGAGGCGCTGATCGCGCACTGGCAGGAGCAGACCAAGGAGCGCGGCGCGCTCGAGTCCCGCCTCGCGCTGCTGACGCCTCGTGAGGAGGTGGTGCTCGGCGAGCTGATGCAGGGCCACACCGTGAGCGACATCGCCGCGAGCAGCGTCGTCTCGGCAGCCACGGTCCGCACCCAGGTGAAGTCGATCCTGGCCAAGCTCGAGGTGTCCTCCCAGCTCGCCGCGGTCGGCCTCGCCAACCAGTCGTCGTGGCGCCCTCCCTCCGAGCGCAGGCCACCTCGCAGCTCCGACTGA
- a CDS encoding helix-turn-helix transcriptional regulator, whose protein sequence is MTVMTSSSGHVPEPSTGSGVRAHPKVALASDLSLIAEAVRAALASRQIDVTLLTWPGRSRDDPVHRQLARVQPDVALLIYDADTPIRMARSAMLIREWDGPWVVLTGVPRGGRWGALRAAGAASVRPNLTSLDEIYELIVLLADGQVAPCADELDELAVAWRTSQEGPAGMQERLNRLTARELQVLDLLTSGVPVRSIAAQLELSESTVRSQVRAVLHKLDVRSQLAAVALVRATEQVD, encoded by the coding sequence ATGACGGTCATGACCTCCAGCTCGGGCCACGTCCCGGAGCCGTCTACTGGGTCCGGTGTGCGAGCGCACCCGAAGGTCGCACTCGCGTCGGACCTGTCGCTGATCGCCGAGGCGGTCCGCGCGGCGCTCGCGAGCAGGCAGATCGACGTCACCCTCCTGACCTGGCCCGGTCGCTCCCGCGACGACCCGGTCCATCGCCAGCTGGCTCGGGTCCAGCCCGACGTCGCGCTGCTGATCTACGACGCCGACACGCCGATCCGGATGGCCCGGTCGGCCATGCTGATCCGCGAGTGGGACGGTCCGTGGGTGGTGCTCACCGGTGTCCCGCGCGGAGGTCGGTGGGGTGCGCTGCGTGCGGCCGGAGCCGCGTCGGTCCGTCCCAACCTGACCAGCCTGGACGAGATCTACGAGCTGATCGTGCTCCTGGCGGACGGCCAGGTCGCCCCGTGCGCCGACGAGCTCGACGAGCTCGCCGTGGCCTGGCGCACCTCCCAGGAGGGGCCCGCCGGCATGCAGGAGCGCCTGAACCGCCTGACGGCACGCGAGCTGCAGGTGCTCGACCTCCTGACCAGCGGTGTGCCCGTCCGCTCGATCGCCGCCCAGCTGGAGCTCTCGGAGTCGACGGTCCGCAGCCAGGTGCGAGCGGTGCTCCACAAGCTCGACGTACGGTCGCAGCTCGCGGCGGTGGCCCTGGTGCGAGCGACCGAGCAGGTGGACTGA
- a CDS encoding helix-turn-helix transcriptional regulator yields the protein MPEQALAPRPKSARGPRAHAPHAAQAPPRCAARRPRVAVVDRHALVAEAIGLSLAGIFEATPVPLQSCTTTAAARDAILRSRADVVILSLSPGGMIDTIALVEQVSRHGVSVLVCGDHLHLEDARRYLGAGATTFWNTGGVADVVRAVWREAERRDRQPSGGPPRPCDTPRPAERGHDPRGALAALTPAEAKILWALMQGRSADVIARDHVVSIATVRTQIKQVLSKLGAKSQLSAVALAWRADWAPHETVGGP from the coding sequence ATGCCAGAGCAGGCACTTGCACCTCGCCCGAAGAGCGCGCGCGGGCCACGCGCCCACGCGCCGCACGCCGCCCAGGCTCCGCCGAGGTGTGCTGCTCGTCGCCCCCGGGTCGCGGTCGTCGACCGGCATGCTCTGGTCGCCGAGGCGATCGGGCTGTCCCTCGCGGGCATCTTCGAGGCCACCCCGGTGCCGCTCCAGTCGTGCACGACGACCGCCGCGGCACGCGACGCCATCCTCAGGTCGCGCGCCGACGTCGTCATCCTCAGCCTGTCGCCCGGGGGCATGATCGACACCATCGCCCTCGTCGAGCAGGTCAGCCGGCACGGGGTGAGCGTGCTGGTGTGCGGTGATCACCTCCATCTCGAGGACGCCCGCCGCTACCTCGGCGCCGGCGCGACGACGTTCTGGAACACCGGCGGTGTCGCCGACGTCGTACGAGCGGTCTGGCGGGAGGCGGAGCGGCGCGATCGGCAGCCCTCCGGCGGCCCTCCACGTCCGTGCGACACCCCGAGGCCTGCCGAGCGGGGACATGACCCACGCGGCGCCCTCGCCGCCCTGACGCCCGCCGAGGCGAAGATCCTCTGGGCGTTGATGCAGGGCAGGTCCGCCGACGTCATCGCGCGCGACCACGTCGTGTCGATCGCGACCGTCCGGACCCAGATCAAGCAGGTGCTCAGCAAGCTCGGCGCCAAGTCACAGCTCTCCGCCGTGGCGCTCGCCTGGCGGGCCGACTGGGCCCCCCACGAGACCGTCGGCGGTCCCTGA
- the pepN gene encoding aminopeptidase N: MSLTLSEARARAAQLSEVSYDVALDVGDQGSATFGSRTTVRFRSTGPDTFLELASAEDLTVLVNGETAHPSYDGRRIHLTGLRTDGVNEVVVVARLPYVSDGEGMHRTVDPADGETYVAAYLGMDLAQKVLACFDQNDLKAPVSVSVDAPPAWTVLANGATLDGAPGGDGRWRFATTPPIPVALLVVAAGPWVSRRWEHAGLPFGWHARASLSGELERDFGELRRVTESCYDHYADMFDEPYAFDSYDQVFVPGLNWGAQEMPGCVTYRDELLPRGQVPEDVRMFRASVIAHEMSHMWFGDLMTMTWWEDTWLQESFADYMGYRVAADAAGFDGALVGHEVGQKPDAYDADQRRSTHPIAPEPEDIPDVDAAATIFDAISYAKGNSVLRQLATWLGDEVFLRGVNTHLTRHRFGNATLADFVDALDEAADRDVRTWVDQWLRSTGFDTIRVEREGEVPVLHRDGPRAHRVRVTAYDDAWTVVGSELVDLADEPVPLPAYAGLVVVPNAHGETFARIVLDDRSWQAVDAGLCRIEDDLVRAVVWTMLVDRVQSSALDAVTFGDLVERHLPGERSAMIVSAVLDRTLMRVLPLRTPPDEAAALLERLAASCATGLLHATSPELALAFATGVAAGSRDVEVLRGWLAAGAVGDLALPPALRWDVVRRLAALGAMDADAIELERLRDPGTDAETGATAALAARPTAAAKDAAWSTAADPAVDNRIFAATVRGMWSVEQPDLLAPYVERYLREAPDWAARGQGFAQVVGLARPRIALTVDQVALLDEVLAGDVPTVLRRKWEDWRDDLR, encoded by the coding sequence GTGTCCCTCACCCTCTCCGAGGCCCGTGCCCGTGCCGCCCAGCTCTCCGAGGTGTCGTACGACGTCGCGCTCGACGTCGGCGACCAGGGCTCGGCCACCTTCGGCTCCCGGACCACGGTGCGCTTCCGCTCGACCGGCCCCGACACCTTCCTCGAGCTCGCGTCGGCCGAGGACCTGACCGTCCTCGTCAATGGCGAGACCGCGCACCCGTCGTACGACGGCAGGCGGATCCACCTCACCGGGCTGCGCACCGATGGCGTCAACGAGGTCGTCGTGGTCGCGCGGCTGCCGTACGTCAGCGACGGCGAGGGCATGCACCGGACCGTCGACCCCGCCGACGGCGAGACCTATGTCGCGGCCTACCTGGGGATGGACCTGGCCCAGAAGGTGCTCGCGTGCTTCGACCAGAACGACCTCAAGGCGCCGGTCTCCGTGTCCGTGGACGCCCCGCCCGCCTGGACCGTGCTGGCCAACGGCGCCACGCTCGACGGCGCCCCCGGCGGTGATGGCCGCTGGCGGTTCGCCACGACGCCCCCGATCCCGGTGGCGCTGCTCGTCGTCGCCGCCGGGCCGTGGGTGTCGCGGCGGTGGGAGCACGCCGGGCTGCCGTTCGGGTGGCACGCGCGCGCATCGCTGTCCGGCGAGCTCGAGCGCGACTTCGGCGAGCTGCGCCGCGTCACGGAGAGCTGCTACGACCACTACGCCGACATGTTCGACGAGCCGTACGCCTTCGACTCCTACGACCAGGTGTTCGTGCCCGGCCTCAACTGGGGCGCCCAGGAGATGCCGGGCTGCGTCACCTACCGCGACGAGCTCCTCCCCCGCGGCCAGGTGCCCGAGGACGTCCGGATGTTCCGGGCCTCGGTGATCGCGCACGAGATGTCGCACATGTGGTTCGGCGACCTGATGACGATGACGTGGTGGGAGGACACCTGGCTCCAGGAGTCCTTCGCCGACTACATGGGCTACCGGGTCGCCGCCGACGCCGCGGGCTTCGACGGAGCGCTCGTCGGGCACGAGGTCGGCCAGAAGCCCGACGCGTACGACGCGGACCAGCGACGCTCCACCCACCCGATCGCTCCCGAGCCCGAGGACATCCCCGACGTCGACGCCGCTGCCACGATCTTCGACGCGATCTCCTACGCCAAGGGCAACTCCGTGCTCCGGCAGCTGGCGACCTGGCTCGGCGACGAGGTCTTCCTGCGGGGCGTCAACACGCACCTGACCCGGCACCGCTTCGGCAACGCCACCCTGGCCGACTTCGTGGACGCGCTCGACGAGGCTGCGGACCGCGACGTGCGCACCTGGGTCGATCAGTGGCTGCGCAGCACCGGCTTCGACACGATCCGCGTCGAGCGCGAGGGCGAGGTCCCGGTGCTGCACCGTGACGGGCCTCGCGCGCACCGGGTGCGGGTCACGGCGTACGACGACGCCTGGACAGTCGTCGGGTCCGAGCTCGTGGACCTCGCGGACGAGCCCGTGCCGCTGCCGGCGTACGCCGGGCTGGTCGTCGTGCCGAACGCGCACGGCGAGACGTTCGCGCGGATCGTGCTCGACGACCGTTCCTGGCAGGCCGTGGACGCCGGGCTGTGCCGGATCGAGGACGACCTGGTGCGGGCGGTGGTGTGGACGATGCTGGTCGATCGCGTGCAGTCCAGCGCCCTGGACGCGGTGACGTTCGGCGACCTGGTCGAGCGACACCTCCCCGGCGAGCGCAGCGCCATGATCGTGTCGGCCGTGCTGGACCGCACGCTGATGCGGGTGCTGCCGCTGCGGACGCCGCCCGACGAGGCAGCGGCGCTCCTGGAACGGCTCGCCGCGAGCTGCGCCACCGGGCTCCTGCACGCGACTTCTCCGGAGCTCGCGCTGGCCTTCGCGACCGGCGTCGCCGCCGGGTCACGCGACGTCGAGGTGCTCCGGGGCTGGCTGGCCGCCGGTGCCGTCGGGGACCTGGCCCTGCCGCCCGCGCTGCGCTGGGACGTCGTACGCCGCCTGGCCGCCCTCGGTGCGATGGACGCCGACGCGATCGAGCTGGAGCGGCTGCGGGATCCCGGCACCGACGCCGAGACCGGCGCCACCGCGGCGCTCGCCGCCCGGCCGACCGCGGCCGCCAAGGACGCCGCGTGGTCGACCGCCGCCGACCCCGCGGTCGACAACCGGATCTTCGCCGCGACCGTGCGCGGGATGTGGTCCGTGGAGCAGCCCGACCTGCTCGCGCCGTACGTCGAGCGCTACCTCCGCGAGGCGCCGGACTGGGCGGCGCGCGGCCAGGGCTTCGCCCAGGTGGTCGGCCTGGCGCGTCCCCGGATCGCCCTCACCGTCGACCAGGTCGCGCTGCTCGACGAGGTCCTCGCCGGCGACGTCCCGACCGTGCTGCGCCGGAAGTGGGAGGACTGGCGGGACGACCTCCGCTGA
- the glmU gene encoding bifunctional UDP-N-acetylglucosamine diphosphorylase/glucosamine-1-phosphate N-acetyltransferase GlmU, protein MSSELTVIVLAAGGGTRMKSKTMKVLHPIGGRSMIGHVLAAAAALEPDRIVAVVGHQREQVSAHILGLVPDAVLAVQESQDGTGHAVRVAMDAVGTTTGTVIVATGDTPLLQGDSLRAFAAEHEAAQRSVSILSGLVDDPFGLGRVLRNEEGDVEAIVEEKDATTDQREIREINSGILAFDAEFLVGALPRLSNDNANGEFYLTDTISIAREDGLTVGAYPIDDVLQTEGVNDRVQLARLGAELNRRIVTRWMRDGVTVMDPATTWIDADVVLAADVTILPGTQLLGATVVGEDAVVGPDCTLKDCEIGPRARVVRTQGELAVIGEDATVGPFSYLRPGTVLGARGKIGGFVETKNAVIGDGAKVPHLSYVGDAEIGEGTNIGAGTIFANYDGVRKHRTKVGKHARTASNNTFVAPIEIGDGAATGAGTVVRGDVPPGALAVSAGPQRNIEGWALAKRAGTAQAEAAEAALSDGSGGRPDDEQRVAESD, encoded by the coding sequence ATGAGTAGTGAGCTGACGGTCATCGTCCTGGCTGCGGGTGGCGGCACCCGCATGAAGTCGAAGACCATGAAGGTGCTGCACCCGATCGGGGGTCGCAGCATGATCGGCCACGTCCTGGCGGCCGCCGCAGCGCTCGAGCCGGACCGGATCGTGGCCGTGGTCGGCCACCAGCGCGAGCAGGTCTCCGCCCACATCCTCGGGCTGGTGCCGGACGCGGTGCTGGCGGTCCAGGAGTCCCAGGACGGCACCGGCCACGCGGTGCGGGTCGCGATGGACGCGGTCGGGACGACGACCGGCACGGTGATCGTCGCGACCGGGGACACCCCGCTGCTGCAGGGCGACAGCCTGCGGGCGTTCGCCGCCGAGCACGAGGCCGCGCAGCGCAGCGTGAGCATCCTCAGCGGCCTCGTCGACGACCCCTTCGGCCTCGGCCGGGTGCTGCGCAACGAGGAGGGCGACGTCGAGGCGATCGTCGAGGAGAAGGACGCGACGACCGACCAGCGCGAGATCCGCGAGATCAACTCGGGCATCCTGGCGTTCGACGCGGAGTTCCTGGTCGGGGCGCTGCCGCGGCTGAGCAACGACAACGCCAACGGCGAGTTCTACCTGACCGACACCATCTCGATCGCCCGCGAGGACGGCCTGACCGTCGGTGCCTACCCGATCGACGACGTGCTGCAGACCGAAGGCGTCAACGACCGGGTCCAGCTGGCGCGGCTCGGGGCCGAGCTCAACCGGCGCATCGTCACCCGCTGGATGCGGGACGGCGTCACGGTGATGGATCCCGCGACCACCTGGATCGACGCCGACGTGGTGCTCGCCGCCGACGTCACGATCCTCCCCGGCACGCAGCTGCTCGGTGCCACCGTCGTCGGCGAGGACGCCGTCGTCGGTCCGGACTGCACGCTCAAGGACTGCGAGATCGGGCCGCGCGCCCGCGTCGTACGCACCCAGGGCGAGCTGGCGGTGATCGGCGAGGACGCCACCGTCGGGCCCTTCTCCTACCTGCGCCCCGGCACGGTCCTCGGCGCCCGCGGCAAGATCGGCGGGTTCGTCGAGACCAAGAACGCCGTGATCGGCGACGGCGCCAAGGTCCCGCACCTGTCGTACGTCGGCGACGCGGAGATCGGCGAGGGCACCAACATCGGCGCCGGCACGATCTTCGCCAACTACGACGGCGTGCGGAAGCACCGCACCAAGGTCGGCAAGCACGCCCGGACCGCCTCCAACAACACCTTCGTCGCCCCGATCGAGATCGGGGACGGGGCCGCGACCGGAGCCGGGACCGTCGTACGCGGGGACGTGCCGCCTGGCGCCCTCGCGGTCTCGGCCGGGCCGCAGCGCAACATCGAGGGATGGGCCCTCGCGAAGCGCGCGGGCACGGCTCAGGCCGAGGCCGCCGAGGCGGCGCTGTCCGACGGGTCGGGCGGCCGACCGGACGACGAGCAGCGCGTGGCAGAATCAGACTGA
- a CDS encoding HAMP domain-containing sensor histidine kinase, with product MSQLQASFKATDGRRSGVAAGALVLALVALLWRDAAGPALGIESVAMMSALLADIAVLCAGVLFYTHWRVGLAQTTAWLVTAVVAFSLQGLHWFVLTLGTGPRPQEGAAWIASYQIFTTLGLGLLVVWSERLPVRHDPLVAGLVLGLLVTTGREVLLALPLTAPPTGAYAVIVVTLTAVGAVNAVALARFRAFSPWLRRRLCVASVLLGVGQAAAFPQEAPQWLTSVSIATNLLGAAVLVATAFVLARHSILAESEAVAVLQRRLKKAELGLHDDQTRLHELRATVAGLSSATRLLHHQSGISELRRSQLEQMMESELDRMTRLISGRPSAPPGRVDLDTVLGPVVERQRAAGCRIAWQPTGTCAHGRPDDIAEIVSILLGNVQRHAPRSRADLVVRTTRGSVEIVVTDSGPGVERHVRHAVFDWGRRGPSSDGQGVGLASARLLSLDLGGYLRLEDRAGPGATFILGLPMAEEAVGDHASTA from the coding sequence ATGTCGCAGCTGCAGGCATCCTTCAAGGCGACCGACGGTCGCAGGTCCGGCGTGGCCGCCGGCGCTCTCGTGCTCGCGCTCGTCGCCCTGCTCTGGCGCGACGCCGCTGGGCCCGCCCTCGGGATCGAGTCCGTCGCCATGATGAGCGCGCTGCTCGCCGACATCGCGGTGCTGTGCGCCGGCGTCCTCTTCTACACCCACTGGAGGGTCGGACTGGCCCAGACCACCGCCTGGCTGGTCACCGCCGTGGTGGCTTTCTCGCTGCAGGGTCTGCACTGGTTCGTGCTGACGCTGGGAACGGGACCGCGGCCCCAGGAGGGCGCCGCCTGGATCGCCAGCTACCAGATCTTCACGACCCTGGGTCTGGGGCTCCTCGTCGTCTGGTCCGAGCGTCTCCCCGTGCGACACGACCCGCTCGTGGCGGGACTGGTGCTGGGGTTGCTCGTGACGACCGGACGCGAGGTCCTGCTCGCGCTCCCTCTGACGGCTCCGCCCACCGGCGCCTACGCCGTGATCGTGGTGACCCTGACCGCTGTCGGAGCCGTGAACGCCGTGGCCCTGGCCCGCTTCCGCGCCTTCTCGCCGTGGCTCCGCCGCCGCCTGTGCGTGGCCAGCGTGCTCCTCGGCGTGGGCCAGGCCGCTGCCTTCCCCCAGGAGGCGCCGCAGTGGCTGACCTCGGTCAGCATCGCCACCAACCTCCTCGGCGCCGCCGTCCTGGTGGCGACTGCGTTCGTGCTGGCCCGTCACTCGATCCTCGCCGAGAGCGAGGCGGTCGCCGTCCTCCAGCGCCGCCTCAAGAAGGCCGAGCTGGGCCTGCACGACGACCAGACCAGGCTCCACGAGCTGCGTGCGACCGTGGCCGGCCTGTCGTCGGCCACCCGCCTCCTGCACCATCAGTCAGGCATCAGCGAGCTGCGCCGGTCCCAGCTCGAGCAGATGATGGAGTCCGAGCTGGACCGGATGACCAGGCTGATCAGCGGCCGGCCGTCGGCGCCACCGGGACGGGTCGACCTCGACACAGTGCTGGGACCCGTGGTGGAGCGTCAGCGCGCGGCCGGCTGTCGAATCGCCTGGCAGCCCACCGGGACGTGCGCGCACGGCCGCCCCGACGACATCGCCGAGATCGTGAGCATCCTGCTCGGCAACGTGCAGCGCCATGCGCCGCGCAGCCGTGCCGACCTCGTGGTCCGGACGACGCGGGGCTCGGTCGAGATCGTGGTCACGGACTCGGGTCCTGGCGTCGAGCGTCACGTGCGGCATGCCGTCTTCGACTGGGGCAGGCGCGGTCCGTCGTCGGACGGGCAAGGGGTCGGTCTGGCCTCGGCCCGACTGTTGAGCCTGGACCTCGGCGGGTATCTCCGGTTGGAGGACCGGGCCGGGCCGGGTGCGACGTTCATCCTCGGGCTGCCCATGGCGGAGGAGGCAGTGGGTGACCACGCCAGCACCGCGTAG
- a CDS encoding 50S ribosomal protein L25/general stress protein Ctc has protein sequence MSEKITAETRTEFGKGAARRIRRDNKVPAVIYGHGNDPVHVTLPGHATMMAIKHGGANALLELDIDGKTQLALTKQVQVDPIKRHLEHIDFVAVVKGERVTIDVPVHLNGEAARETLVVTETATIQLEAEATHIPEYIEVDIEGLEAGTQIHASDLKLPSGSVLLLDPETLVVNITEMQSQEALDAELEEAEAEAGIERDESDNDVDEVGAEDSADESTEASASE, from the coding sequence ATGAGCGAGAAGATCACCGCCGAGACCCGCACCGAGTTCGGCAAGGGTGCCGCGCGACGCATCCGCCGCGACAACAAGGTGCCCGCCGTCATCTACGGCCACGGCAACGACCCCGTCCACGTGACCCTCCCGGGCCACGCCACGATGATGGCGATCAAGCACGGCGGCGCGAACGCGCTGCTCGAGCTGGACATCGACGGCAAGACGCAGCTGGCCCTGACCAAGCAGGTCCAGGTCGACCCGATCAAGCGTCACCTCGAGCACATCGACTTCGTCGCCGTCGTCAAGGGCGAGCGGGTCACCATCGACGTCCCCGTCCACCTCAACGGCGAGGCCGCCCGCGAGACCCTGGTGGTCACCGAGACCGCGACGATCCAGCTCGAGGCCGAGGCCACGCACATCCCCGAGTACATCGAGGTCGACATCGAGGGCCTCGAGGCCGGCACCCAGATCCACGCCTCCGACCTCAAGCTCCCCTCGGGCAGCGTCCTGCTGCTCGACCCGGAGACGCTGGTCGTGAACATCACCGAGATGCAGTCGCAGGAGGCGCTGGACGCCGAGCTGGAGGAGGCCGAGGCCGAGGCCGGCATCGAGCGCGACGAGTCGGACAACGACGTCGACGAGGTCGGCGCCGAGGACAGCGCCGACGAGAGCACCGAGGCCTCCGCCTCGGAGTGA